The Pyrenophora tritici-repentis strain M4 chromosome 2, whole genome shotgun sequence genome window below encodes:
- a CDS encoding TolA, Membrane protein involved in colicin uptake, with translation MAAIDKALAAIESGELGDKIVYQQYADKYNVSRSALSRRHRGVSRSRADYTADKQSLAPHQELELVRYITKLTKQGLPPTREMIRNFSSEVAHQQLSESWVTRFINRHEIHLISKWTSAMDRTRHLADSESKYRLYFELLHEKIAQYHLEARDIYNMDEKGFLIGLVGRSKRIFSRRQWEKKEVRASLQDGSREFLTVLACCCADGSSLPPALIYAAKKGAIRSSWVEDIKAGEHKVFISSSPTGWSNDDVGLAWLEQVFDRYTKQRSGRWRLLILDGHGSHVTMEFIDYCDRHRILLIILPPHSTHTLQPLDVVLFKPLSQAYSNELTNHLHKAQGLAPIKKGDFFPLFWSAWISSFTESLILKAFEATGIWPMDANVILRRFASTPEAERSSSSGLSDHDWRKLDRLVRAAVTDSHQYKARKLRSSVHHLSVQNELLNHKVDGLEEALQHKKKHKKKGKALDLQQRQEYHGGSVFWSPRKLREARAREAVRERDETEEKLQKAQAKKQRKEAQLQRQVELEQRRVERQRLKEAKELERAEKAAERARKVEAQHQKKTIQQAQQRKRKASQVTLSSNKRQKRASAAHAGDQARDGPSAALPKVTLRGRNVSLPQKYR, from the coding sequence ATGGCAGCTATTGACAAAGCGTTAGCAGCAATCGAATCGGGAGAGCTTGGAGATAAAATTGTATACCAGCAATATGCTGATAAGTACAACGTATCAAGGAGTGCGTTGAGCCGAAGACACCGAGGCGTTTCACGCTCGAGAGCCGACTATACAGCCGACAAACAATCCCTCGCGCCACAtcaagagctagagcttgtaCGGTATATCACTAAGCTTACCAAGCAAGGCCTACCCCCTACAAGGGAGATGATtaggaatttctcatcagaagtagcccatcagcagctcagcgagagctgggttactcgcttcatcaaccgacacgagatccatcttatctcaaagtggaccagcgccatggatcgtacgcgccacctggctgattctgagtcaaagtatagactctacttcgagctgctgcatgAAAAGATCGCCCAATAccacctagaggctcgagatatatacaatatggatgagaagggcttcttgaTTGGCTTAGTAGGCAGAAGCaagaggatattcagcaggcgtcagtgggagaagaaggaggttcgagcatctctccaggatggatcacgcgagtttctgacagtcctggcctgctgctgcgctgatgggagctcgctgcctccagcccttatctacgcagctaagAAAGGAGCTATACGATCAAGTTGGGTAGAGGATATTAAGGCAGGAGAGCATAAGGTCTTtatctcatcatctccaacaggctggtcaaacgatgacgtaggcctagcttggcttgagcaggtgtttgatcgctatacaaagcagcgatcagggagatggcgattgctcatccttgatggccatggatctcatgtcacgatggagtttatcGACTACTGTGATCGCCACAGGATCCTCCTCATaatccttcctccccattcaacccacacgctccagccgctcgATGTggtgctgttcaagccactctctcaggcctactccaacgagctcactaaccatctccataaggctcaaggcctcgctccaatcaagaaaggggactttttcccactcttctggagcgcctggatatcctccttcacgGAGAGTctcatattgaaggccttcgaagccactgggatctggccAATGGACGCCAACGTTATCCTCCGTAGATTTGccagcacgccagaagctgagagaagctcatcatcagggctctctgatcatgatTGGAGAAAGCTTGATCGATTAGTTCGAGCTGCTGTCActgatagccatcagtataaggcaagaaagctacgctcaagcgttcaccatctctctgttCAGAATGAGCTTTTAAACCATAAAGTAGATGGTTTAGAagaggctcttcaacataaaaagaagcataagaagaagggcaaagctcttgaccttcaacagcgccaggagtatcacggtggctctgtcttctggtctcctcgcaagttgcgtgaggctcgagctagagaagcagtacgggagcgagatgagacggaggagaaactccaaaaagcacaggccaagaagcagcgtaAGGAGGCTCAGCTGCAGCGTCAAGTTGAGCTCGAGCagaggcgtgtggagaggcagaggctcAAGGAAGCGAaggagcttgagcgagctgagaaagcagctgaacgcgcgcgcaaagttgaagctcaacaccagaaaaaaactatccaacaagctcaacaacgcaagcgTAAAGCCTCACAAGTAACCTTATCAAGtaacaagcgtcaaaaacgcgctAGCGCTGCTCACGCTGGTGATCAAGCTCGAGATGGGCCATCTGCTGCTCTACCTAAAGTCACATTACGTGGTCGCAACGTCAGCCTCCCGCaaaaatatagatag
- a CDS encoding SPS1, Serine-threonine protein kinase has product MSARTLTNVVNDQTVTLNALIYGYAGHSLVTPQHALQQIWWTEERINEKVTTDFVTSRLQPSERERLHQPVGFGDLSDDTYMEWIMDKARRLFLVLVEIGEADRIFNVVDKSWDDDDLPLQMDDIEQLSLSNRRDNRANVRFYHTQFTFLLRELREGIHIDYAANEEVPVENVMALPIAVNLQPWSRIHLPKKPTKIYMRRRFPLGNAENPDAFREDFILDVESARMVEHDHLAPVWASYTAKGYGYIVSNFVGHHTLRTFIDHRKPSQYQALPKPDRRWLVLNWLHCLADAVATLHQNGFCHSAIRPSNILIDEQNGIAFGDIGSLETFQKDKKPDAMDAYVYSAPEAHLTSQSMETVTLPTSPASPTTRHASVISKSSSGSSNSGSSQRQKLTKTHTGDFSGFNFGFKKAQPVPKLRSRKHETEKADVFSLGCVFVEIITFMMKKKPHDFTKHRTSKQKTTIGGKISRTDSSFHINLEKVDTWMNILEKASFEQDDDAFRAVPHVLNLVRSMINEAPTVRPAMSDVRDKLYDILSNHTPIPNIHCGAPKHDVGIATSYSDSDRASSIASLRTMSTISSSSSDADTIRSGTTQVSSIVNSYSDRTTLYEIEEDDGASIRTIEPSKTTPPNIQALYESPRRAPMPPGSPTSPRSPRSPTTPVFARPGSPSRPSSSSVKVKPWNKPFVVMP; this is encoded by the coding sequence ATGAGCGCCAGAACGCTGACCAACGTTGTAAACGACCAGACCGTTACCTTGAACGCTCTCATCTATGGATATGCCGGACACAGTCTTGTCACTCCACAGCATGCACTGCAACAGATATGGTGGACCGAGGAAAGAATAAACGAAAAGGTCACAACCGACTTTGTTACCTCGCGATTGCAGCCTTCCGAAAGGGAGCGTCTTCACCAGCCTGTTGGCTTTGGTGATTTGAGCGATGACACATACATGGAGTGGATAATGGACAAGGCGAGACGGTTATTCCTGGTGCTTGTCGAAATTGGCGAGGCGGATAGAATATTCAACGTGGTCGATAAATCATGGGATGATGACGATCTACCCCTCCAAATGGATGACATTGAGCAGCTTTCGCTCTCGAATCGACGCGACAACCGTGCCAATGTTCGCTTCTACCACACTCAATTTACCTTCCTCCTGCGAGAGCTACGAGAAGGCATTCATATCGACTATGCCGCAAACGAGGAAGTCCCAGTCGAGAACGTCATGGCTCTTCCTATAGCCGTAAATCTGCAACCATGGTCGCGTATTCATCTGCCCAAGAAACCTACCAAGATTTATATGCGCAGACGATTTCCCCTGGGCAATGCCGAAAATCCAGATGCGTTTAGGGAGGATTTCATCCTGGACGTGGAAAGTGCGAGGATGGTCGAGCACGACCACTTGGCACCTGTATGGGCATCCTATACCGCCAAAGGTTATGGTTATATCGTCTCCAACTTCGTCGGACACCATACTCTGCGCACATTTATCGACCATCGCAAACCATCGCAATACCAGGCGCTGCCGAAACCCGATCGCAGATGGCTGGTTCTCAATTGGCTGCATTGTTTGGCTGATGCAGTGGCAACACTCCATCAGAATGGCTTCTGTCACTCCGCAATCCGGCCTTCCAACATTCTGATTGACGAGCAGAATGGCATTGCCTTTGGCGATATTGGCAGCTTGGAGACGTTCCAGAAAGACAAGAAGCCTGATGCCATGGACGCCTATGTCTACAGCGCGCCAGAAGCACATCTCACCTCACAATCCATGGAAACAGTGACGTTGCCAACCAGCCCCGCTTCACCGACTACCCGACACGCTTCTGTGATTAGTAAGAGCTCTTCCGGATCTTCGAATAGTGGTAGCTCACAGCGCCAAAAGCTCACCAAGACGCATACCGGTGATTTCTCAGGCTTCAATTTCGGTTTCAAGAAGGCACAGCCGGTACCCAAGTTGCGCTCGCGAAAGCACGAGACGGAAAAGGCCGATGTTTTCTCTCTGGGTTGTGTCTTTGTGGAAATAATCACATTCatgatgaagaagaagcccCACGACTTTACCAAACACCGCACGTCGAAGCAAAAGACGACCATCGGCGGCAAGATCTCAAGGACAGATTCCTCTTTTCATATCAATCTGGAAAAGGTTGATACGTGGATGAACATACTTGAAAAGGCGTCATTCGAGCAGGACGATGACGCATTCCGCGCAGTCCCTCATGTGCTGAACCTCGTACGCAGCATGATTAATGAGGCGCCCACGGTGCGCCCAGCCATGAGTGATGTCCGCGACAAACTATACGACATTCTTTCCAATCACACCCCCATACCCAATATCCACTGTGGTGCGCCAAAGCACGACGTCGGTATCGCAACATCATACTCGGATTCGGACAGAGCGTCAAGCATAGCCTCGCTGCGGACCATGTCTACCATAAGTTCGAGCAGCTCAGATGCGGATACAATTCGGTCAGGCACGACGCAGGTAAGCTCGATCGTCAACTCCTACTCCGATCGAACCACGCTGTATGAAATTGAGGAAGATGACGGCGCTTCAATACGAACGATAGAGCCATCCAAAACCACACCGCCAAATATCCAAGCATTATACGAGTCTCCGAGGAGGGCACCCATGCCACCTGGCTCACCAACTTCTCCACGATCTCCGCGGTCCCCAACAACACCCGTGTTCGCACGTCCTGGTAGCCCATCGAGACCGAGCTCGTCTTCTGTGAAGGTGAAACCGTGGAACAAACCGTTTGTTGTAATGCCTTGA
- a CDS encoding LacZ, Beta-galactosidase-beta-glucuronidase: MRLSIGVISSFLALTAFASKIRPRQSNSTDYKLGFTPLKTEWTDTVGTNPWPEYPRPRLQRPDWKNLNGVWRYSNTTNGSDASPPFGQQLQNAVLVPFCLESALSGVTGKGRYWSWYQTSFDVPSAWPSTNNVILNFGAVDYEATLFVNGKKAGFHRGGYLEFSVDVTPYLSTNGTNELLVYTYDPTDLNLIQIPIGKQSLTRGGIWYTPCSGIWQTVWLETTPKEYITKLDLTADMDGNVNVTVHSSSNSTRTSYDITVHELGSTDAKTTATGTSGTPFVFTVDSPDLWTPDTPTLYNITVKMGSDTVQSYTGFRTVSRGVINGVQRPLLNGDFIFSFGTLDQGFWPDGIYTPPSVEAMVYDLKVLKRVGYNMVRKHIKVEPALFYRACDEMGILLIQDMPSLRPDLPGGRRLDPSAQFEFDRQLGLMVEQLKSYPSIFAWTIYNEEWGQATSAPWPEFRLTELVRSLDPTRLINAVSGWTDHRAGDFDDNHHYATPQCGTPFWSQQGGGFDSAYDSSRIGLQGEFGGVGTLVTDDNFTHSWFKSVDRQQAYEFANTTAVWNYRGHVLLRELREQVDMFACSGGVWTQTTDVEGEVNGMMTYDRKVIRMNETMWKEDIQALYDAAEKRAHNMTVLISESAMIGVGQRVV; the protein is encoded by the exons ATGCGGCTCTCTATCGGTGTCATATCTAGCTTTCTCGCGTTGACGGCTTTTGCTTCGAAGATCCGTCCCCGTCAAAGCAACAGTACAGATTACAAGCTTGGTTTTACACCGCTTAAGACTGAGTGGACAGACACGGTAGGAACAAATCCATGGCCTGAATATCCGCGCCCACGCCTCCAGCGGCCCGATTGGAAGAACCTAAACGGCGTCTGGCGGTATAGCAATACGACGAATGGGTCGGATGCGTCGCCGCCGTTTGGACAGCAACTGCAGAACGCCGTATTGGTTCCGTTTTGTCTGGAAAGTGCCCTCTCGG GTGTCACGGGTAAAGGCCGCTACTGGAGTTGGTACCAGACAAGCTTTGATGTGCCGTCTGCTTGGCCCAGCACGAATAACGTCATTTTAAACTTTGGCGCCGTCGACTATGAAGCTACATTATTTGTGAATGGCAAGAAGGCTGGGTTCCACAGAGGCGGGTATCTTGAATTCAGCGTCGACGTGACGCCATATCTAAGTACCAATGGTACCAATGAGCT TCTTGTGTACACGTACGATCCTACAGACCTGAATTTGATTCAGATTCCCATCGGAAAGCAAAGTTTGACCCGCGGTGGAATCTGGTACACGCCATGCAGTGGTATTTGGCAAACCGTGTGGCTCGAGACAACGCCCAAAGAGTACATTACAAAACTTGATCTAACAGCAGACATGGACGGCAATG TCAACGTGACGGTACATAGCAGTAGCAATTCTACTCGCACCTCATACGACATAACCGTTCATGAATTGGGCTCGACTGATGCCAAAACGACCGCCACCGGTACCAGCGGTACACCTTTTGTCTTTACTGTTGACTCTCCGGATCTATGGACCCCCGATACCCCAACCTTGTACAACATCACGGTTAAAATGGGTAGTGATACGGTCCAAAGCTATACCGGATTTCGAACCGTCTCGAGAGGTGTGATCAACGGCGTACAGCGGCCGCTCCTGAATGGAGATTTCATCTTTTCCTTTGGAACGCTCGATCAAGGTTTCTGGCCAGATGGCATCTATACCCCTCCGAGTGTCGAAGCCATGGTATACGATTTGAAAGTTTTGAAAAGAGTCGGGTACAACATGGTCCGCAAGCACATCAAAGTCGAGCCAGCGTTATTCTATCGAGCCTGTGATGAGATGGGAATCTTGTTAATCCAGGACATGCCATCTCTGCGACCCGACTTACCCGGTGGCCGCCGACTAGATCCATCAGCACAGTTTGAATTCGACAGACAACTAGGACTCATGGTCGAGCAACTCAAATCCTACCCCAGCATCTTCGCATGGACCATCTACAACGAAGAATGGGGCCAAGCGACCAGCGCTCCATGGCCTGAATTCAGACTGACAGAGTTGGTCCGCAGCCTCGACCCAACCCGTCTCATCAACGCCGTCAGCGGCTGGACGGACCACCGCGCCGGCGACTTCGACGACAACCACCACTACGCCACGCCCCAATGCGGAACACCATTCTGGTCGCAACAAGGCGGCGGCTTCGACTCAGCGTACGACAGTTCGCGAATCGGGCTGCAAGGCGAATTCGGCGGCGTCGGCACCCTCGTCACCGACGACAATTTCACGCATTCGTGGTTTAAATCCGTGGACAGACAACAAGCGTACGAGTTCGCAAACACGACGGCCGTGTGGAACTACCGCGGTCATGTTCTCTTACGTGAACTGCGCGAGCAGGTCGACATGTTTGCGTGCTCGGGCGGCGTGTGGACTCAGACTACGGATGTGGAGGGCGAGGTCAATGGCATGATGACGTATGATAGGAAGGTGATTCGCATGAATGAGACGATGTGGAAAGAGGATATTCAGGCTCTGTATGATGCTGCTGAGAAGCGGGCGCATAATATGACGGTGCTGATTAGCGAGAGTGCGATGATCGGGGTTGGACAGCGCGTGGTATGA
- a CDS encoding acetyltransferase, producing MHMSTPRPSFQSARIHYRAIRLTDTAIFDLLVNDVPGFANTTFANAKPPSPDEAEKFLKETTEDALLAVILWLPPTPTSEVEQELQTRRKQGDDITDPNFGTAIGILHLRGPAPHEQHHRTTDVCIDILPQYRGYGYGSEAIRWAMDYAFRRAGLHSMRMRAFGWNMGAIRLYEKLGFIMEGREREAVWFEGRWWDSVTLGMLEDEWRGLQMRGVV from the coding sequence ATGCACATGTCTACCCCAAGACCATCCTTCCAAAGCGCCCGCATCCACTACCGCGCCATCCGCCTGACCGACACGGCCATATTCGACCTCCTCGTAAACGACGTCCCGGGCTTCGCAAACACAACCTTTGCAAACGCCAAACCCCCCAGCCCCGACGAAGCAGAAAAGTTCCTCAAAGAAACCACCGAAGACGCCCTCCTAGCCGTAATACTATGGCTCCCCCCCACACCCACCTCCGAAGTTGAACAAGAACTACAAACCCGCCGTAAACAAGGCGACGACATCACAGACCCCAACTTCGGCACCGCAATCGGCATCCTGCACCTCCGCGGACCCGCCCCCCACGAGCAGCACCACCGCACCACCGACGTCTGTATCGACATCCTGCCGCAGTACCGGGGTTACGGCTACGGCTCGGAGGCCATTCGTTGGGCCATGGATTACGCGTTCCGCCGCGCGGGCCTGCACAGCATGCGCATGCGCGCCTTTGGCTGGAACATGGGCGCCATACGGCTGTACGAGAAGTTGGGCTTTATCATGGAAGGGCGAGAGAGGGAGGCTGTGTGGTTTGAGGGCAGGTGGTGGGATTCGGTTACGCTGGGTATGTTGGAGGATGAGTGGCGGGGGCTGCAGATGAGAGGGGTGGTTTAG
- a CDS encoding mitochondrial 37S ribosomal protein uS15m, with protein sequence MPPRIPPLSCLRASTSSSIASQFTLPIRTFVSTARLQAESEERRKKRLANDPYIIAQRNQKKAANLTRRAELERERIASLGDPVRGVPTPFVESFGTAKPVARDERKITPEERIHLNYAFDPSTVEKQLKKSETLAVPLSEIKPQDTTATYPWGNSINYRESDAIEKSVEEVEEQNKKNHARAVEAIARITALENGSSKDRMRANIARCVETFGRHNTDRIFPPKAPSLSRSGADQAHTIRPETNIAAAAKRVGPDTGSPEVQIALLTAKIKTLADFLQSRGKNDMHNKRNLRLLVHRRQKLLQYLRRKERGGPRWQHCIAMLGLTEGTWRGEISL encoded by the exons ATGCCACCTCGAATACCACCACTGTCGTGCCTGCGGGCGTCGACTT CATCGTCAATCGCATCCCAATTCACCCTCCCCATTCGAACTTTTGTTTCTACCGCCCGTTTACAGGCAGAATCTGAGGAACGCCGGAAGAAGCGCCTGGCGAACGACCCCTACATCATTGCGCAGCGAAACCAGAAGAAGGCAGCCAACTTGACACGCCGCGCCGAACTCGAGCGAGAACGGATAGCCAGCCTCGGAGACCCAGTCCGCGGTGTCCCAACTCCCTTCGTCGAGTCGTTTGGTACTGCAAAACCAGTTGCTCGTGATGAGAGAAAGATTACACCAGAGGAGCGAATCCATCTGAACTACGCCTTCGACCCCAGCACTGTCGAGAAGCAACTGAAGAAGAGCGAGACGCTAGCTGTACCACTAAGTGAGATCAAACCGCAAGACACGACAGCGACTTACCCATGGGGCAATTCCATCAACTACCGCGAATCAGATGCGATTGAGAAGTCGGTtgaggaggtggaggagcAAAACAAGAAAAACCATGCACGTGCTGTAGAGGCTATTGCACGCATTACAGCGTTGGAGAATGGATCGAGTAAGGACCGCATGCGTGCCAACATTGCGCGCTGCGTTGAAACCTTTGGACGCCACAACACCGACAGGATATTTCCGCCAAAGGCACCCTCACTAAGCCGATCTGGAGCTGACCAAGCGCACACTATTCGCCCGGAAACAAACATTGCTGCGGCAGCTAAGCGCGTTGGACCAGATACTGGATCACCAGAGGTGCAAATTGCTCTGCTCACCGCCAAAATCAAGACGCTTGCGGACTTTTTGCAGTCGCGAGGGAAGAATGACATGCACAACAAGCGgaacttgcggttgctggTTCATAGGAGACAGAAGTTGTTGCAATATCTGAGGAGGAAGGAGAGAGGTGGTCCGAGGTGGCAGCACTGCATTGCCATGCTTGGCTTGACTGAGGGTACATGGAGAGGCGAGATTTCCTTGTAA
- a CDS encoding 40S ribosomal protein uS2 → MAPSNLPAIFNPTQQDIEMLLAAQCHLGAKNLQVHMEPYLWKTRPDGVNVLNIGKTWEKIVLAARIIVAIDNPADICVISARPYGQRAVLKFASHTGATAIAGRFTPGNFTNYITRSFREPRLVIVTDPRTDAQAIKEASYVNIPVIALCDGDSPTEYVDVAIPTNNKGRHAIGLVWWMLAREVLRLRGTLANRETEWDVMTDLYFYRDPEAEENKDSAGVEEAKVPGADEVGPAAVADGFTSEWEVSGASAGAFTAQAAAAPGASWDADTTDWAASGEAQTGNEGWGTEAAAPAATTQW, encoded by the exons ATGGCTCCTTCCAACCTCCCTGCAATCTTCAACCCCACCCAGCAGGACATTGAGATGCTCCTCGCTGCCCAGTGCCACCTCGGCGCAAAGAACCTGCAGGTGCACATGGAGCCTTACCTGTGGAAGACCAGGCCCGACGGTGTCAATGTCTTGAACATTGGCAAGACGTGGGAGAAGATTGTCCTTGCCGCGCgtatcatcgtcgccatcgACAACCCGGCCGACA TCTGTGTCATTTCCGCCCGTCCCTACGGACAGCGTGCCGTCCTCAAGTTCGCATCGCACACCGGTGCCACTGCCATCGCTGGTCGTTTCACTCCCGGTAACTTCACCAACTACATCACCCGCTCGTTCAGGGAGCCCCGCCTCGTCATTGTCACCGACCCCCGCACCGACGCTCAGGCTATCAAGGAAGCTTCCTACGTCAACATCCCCGTCATT GCCCTTTGCGACGGAGACTCACCCACCGAGTACGTCGACGTTGCCATCCCCACCAACAACAAGGGACGCCACGCCATTGGTCTCGTCTGGTGGATGCTCGCCCGTGAGGTCCTCCGCCTCCGTGGAACCCTCGCTAACCGCGAGACTGAGTGGGACGTTATGACTGATTTGTACTTCTACCGCGACCCCGAGGCTGAGGAGAACAAGGACAGCGCTGGCGTTGAGGAGGCTAAGGTGCCTGGTGCGGACGAGGTCGGCCCCGCCGCTGTCGCCGATGGCTTCACCAGCGAGTGGGAGGTCTCTGGCGCCTCTGCCGGTGCTTTCACCGCCCAGGCTGCTGCTGCCCCTGGCGCCAGCTGGGACGCTGACACCACCGACTGGGCTGCGTCTGGTGAGGCCCAGACCGGCAACGAGGGCTGGGGTACCGAGGCCGCTGCCCCTGCTGCCACTACTCAGTGGTAG
- a CDS encoding 1,3-beta-glucanosyltransferase gel3 precursor, whose translation MVHLLSLSLLAGLSAVVSAVPTIEVKGSKLFTSEGNQFYVKGIAYQLIPDDPLIDATQCGLDSALMKTLGANSIRVYHVDPDADHTECMKTFADAGIYLWVDLDTFDTQVEQNTPRWETDQRDAFAKVMDAFEQFDNVAGFFIGNEAITTANGSVTAPYIKAATRDMKAYRDKKGYRNIPIGYSAADIASLRPMLQNYLACGTNADDRLDFFSLNAYSWCGQSTYEQSGYNMLEKNSEDLHIPIFMSETGCNTVRPRDFADQNALFGEMADVWSGSIVYEWIEEMNNYGIISYGPKVDAASPSAPPDGFPRSGKPSPVEPDFGNLSKVWATLSPTGVKASDYSPTQTPVACPAYTSGAWEVNPSSPLPTLGQKHDFNESPTSGSFSATPTSGSGTQGGAKESGSGTGAKTSAPASTGAAAGGLGMELKSVGAVFAAVMGVLAWL comes from the exons ATGGTTCATCTTCTATCGCTGTCTCTGCTTGCAGGCTTGAGCGCTGTTGTGTCGGCCGTGCCTACTATCGAGGTCAAGGGCTCCAAGCTCTTCACTAGCGAAGGCAATCAGTTCTACGTCAAGG GTATTGCATACCAGCTCATTCCTGACGATCCTCTCATCGACGCGACGCAATGCGGTCTCGATTCTGCGCTCATGAAGACGCTCGGCGCAAACTCAATCCGTGTCTACCACGTCGACCCCGATGCGGACCATACCGAATGCATGAAGACGTTCGCAGATGCTGGAA TCTACCTCTGGGTCGACCTTGATACCTTCGACACCCAAGTGGAGCAAAACACACCTCGGTGGGAGACAGACCAACGCGACGCCTTCGCCAAAGTCATGGACGCCTTTGAGCAATTCGACAACGTAGCCGGATTCTTCATCGGCAACGAAGCCATCACCACAGCCAACGGCTCCGTCACAGCCCCCTACATCAAAGCCGCCACGCGCGACATGAAAGCCTACCGCGACAAGAAAGGCTACCGCAACATCCCCATCGGCTACTCCGCCGCCGACATCGCAAGCCTCCGCCCAATGCTACAAAACTACCTCGCGTGCGGCACCAACGCCGACGACCGTCTCGACTTCTTCAGCCTAAACGCCTACTCCTGGTGCGGCCAAAGCACCTACGAACAGAGCGGCTACAACATGCTAGAGAAGAACTCCGAGGATCTGCACATCCCTATCTTCATGTCAGAAACCGGTTGCAACACGGTCCGCCCGCGCGACTTTGCCGACCAAAACGCCCTGTTTGGCGAAATGGCAGACGTCTGGTCCGGCAGCATAGTCTACGAGTGGATCGAAGAGATGAACAACTACGGCATCATCAGCTACGGGCCCAAAGTCGACGCTGCAAGTCCCTCTGCACCACCTGATGGTTTCCCCCGCTCAGGCAAACCAAGCCCTGTTGAACCGGACTTTGGTAACCTGTCTAAAGTCTGGGCGACACTCAGTCCCACCGGTGTCAAAGCTTCCGATTACAGTCCCACGCAGACGCCTGTCGCTTGTCCCGCTTACACGTCTGGCGCTTGGGAAGTTAATCCTAGCTCGCCCCTTCCTACACTCGGTCAGAAACACGATTTCAATGAGAGTCCTACGTCTGGTAGTTTCAGCGCTACGCCGACGAGCGGTAGCGGTACCCAGGGCGGCGCGAAGGAGTCCGGCTCAGGCACTGGCGCGAAGACATCTGCTCCAGCGTCTACGGGCgccgcagctggtgggtTGGGTATGGAGCTCAAGAGCGTGGGTGCAGTGTTTGCTGCCGTCATGGGCGTCCTTGCGTGGTTGTAA